The proteins below are encoded in one region of Bacteroidota bacterium:
- a CDS encoding fibrobacter succinogenes major paralogous domain-containing protein, with the protein MKKRNRFWNYSLLVMGVLLMLTNNCKKDDDNNNQVKDIDGNVYQTVIIGTQVWMVENLKTTKYNDGTPIPLVTDGTNWWNHTPEYCWYNNDIANKEIYGALYNWFAVDTASNGGKNIAPIGWHVPTEAEWTILTTYLGGDSLVGGKLKEKGTIHWLSPNTSATNESGFTALPGGYREYTGSFYYIGDSGYWWSSSNHELYAQDAWCRHMNYYYSYAGRAYYGKQYGFSVRCVKD; encoded by the coding sequence ATGAAAAAAAGAAACAGATTTTGGAATTACTCATTATTAGTAATGGGCGTGTTATTAATGCTAACAAACAATTGTAAGAAAGACGATGACAACAATAATCAAGTAAAAGACATTGATGGCAATGTTTATCAGACCGTAATCATTGGTACACAAGTGTGGATGGTTGAGAACTTAAAAACCACCAAGTATAACGATGGTACGCCCATTCCACTAGTAACCGATGGAACTAATTGGTGGAACCATACCCCGGAATATTGCTGGTACAATAATGATATAGCAAATAAAGAAATTTATGGTGCATTATACAATTGGTTTGCAGTTGATACTGCAAGCAATGGCGGCAAAAATATAGCACCTATAGGTTGGCATGTGCCTACCGAGGCAGAGTGGACAATACTTACAACCTATTTAGGAGGTGACAGTCTTGTTGGCGGCAAATTAAAAGAAAAGGGAACAATCCATTGGCTAAGTCCTAATACCAGTGCAACCAACGAAAGCGGATTCACAGCTTTGCCTGGTGGTTACCGTGAATACACTGGTTCATTCTACTACATTGGCGACTCCGGTTACTGGTGGAGTTCTAGTAATCACGAGTTATATGCTCAAGATGCATGGTGTAGGCATATGAACTACTATTACAGTTATGCAGGAAGAGCATATTATGGTAAACAGTATGGGTTCTCAGTTCGTTGCGTGAAGGATTAA
- a CDS encoding DUF4160 domain-containing protein, translating to MPTIEIIDGIKINIYNGDHKPPHIHAVYNEFEVLIVIESNEIFAGNLPGKQLKKVFDWLTGNSYWALTVFYELNPSLK from the coding sequence ATGCCGACAATAGAAATCATTGACGGAATAAAAATTAACATTTACAATGGAGATCATAAACCTCCTCATATTCATGCCGTTTATAATGAATTTGAGGTATTGATAGTTATTGAAAGCAATGAAATTTTTGCAGGAAACTTACCTGGCAAACAATTAAAGAAAGTCTTTGACTGGCTTACAGGTAACTCATATTGGGCTTTAACCGTTTTTTATGAATTAAATCCATCACTAAAATGA
- a CDS encoding helix-turn-helix transcriptional regulator, with translation MRRYIKTPRILKINWIKGLSLSVVFNNGESRIIDFRRVLMKISIDERSAASILFEPKEFAKVELQNNTLSWSNVKQFITMRNNEKKHVPFEIGADILLRYSRPEKSAVSVKIGRLIRESRMKSGLTQQELALRSGTTRNYISRIENDRSDIELDTLRKIIEIGLGKQLDLIIK, from the coding sequence ATGAGACGATATATCAAAACACCAAGGATTTTAAAGATAAACTGGATTAAGGGATTATCCTTATCTGTCGTATTCAACAACGGAGAATCCAGAATTATCGACTTCAGGAGAGTGTTGATGAAGATAAGTATAGATGAAAGATCAGCCGCTTCGATCCTCTTTGAACCAAAAGAATTTGCTAAAGTAGAGCTTCAGAACAACACCCTTTCATGGAGCAATGTAAAGCAGTTCATTACGATGCGAAATAATGAAAAGAAACACGTTCCGTTCGAGATAGGGGCTGATATATTATTGCGTTATAGCCGACCTGAAAAATCGGCCGTTTCAGTAAAAATCGGACGACTTATAAGAGAATCGAGGATGAAATCAGGATTGACACAGCAGGAATTAGCACTTAGAAGCGGAACAACCCGAAACTATATTTCACGGATTGAAAACGACAGATCCGACATCGAACTGGATACACTACGAAAAATAATTGAAATTGGATTAGGAAAGCAGTTGGATTTGATAATTAAATAA
- a CDS encoding T9SS type A sorting domain-containing protein, with product MKGLKIFILTISALYSNAQTKTILVFDLMNGSVDSITNIQFDTTVLSDKTNYSLGLWNSEIETLEQVPPVNNVYPGSQFTYKKRASLDYDLTKYPIRTSIVLYSMRNDTLHNNCSGSIISRRHVLTARHCFFGMTASDTLRMDSIYVCPVFDNGEFNSIFPCSWVQKVFVFKDPTPWHNDLAVLQLEEPIGDKTGWISIGFNSVDSLLKEGIYYKFTYPGVTILPIDTNEYNGDTLYYNYGVVDYVDDDHIGIHYTSGIPGESGSSIIKVGNNYDYTSYGVLSFGTDLLHSKFKNWSYYSMESIIHNDLTFDVPDNGFSDCFTIFPNPAQDQFWIRHSVNNEILKIRIMDICGKEVLSSSVDPENSSINIEVLPNGMYILQITTSKSQVSGKLVIHRD from the coding sequence ATGAAAGGTCTCAAAATTTTTATTCTGACAATTAGTGCACTTTATTCTAATGCGCAGACAAAAACTATTTTGGTTTTTGATCTTATGAATGGAAGTGTAGATTCTATCACGAATATTCAATTCGACACAACAGTATTAAGTGATAAGACGAATTATTCATTAGGATTATGGAATTCCGAAATCGAAACATTAGAGCAGGTTCCGCCCGTAAATAATGTTTACCCGGGCAGTCAGTTTACATATAAAAAAAGAGCTTCGTTAGATTATGATCTGACAAAATATCCGATAAGAACCAGTATAGTATTATATTCAATGAGGAATGATACCCTCCATAATAACTGCTCAGGGAGTATTATCAGCAGAAGGCACGTACTGACGGCCAGGCATTGTTTTTTTGGTATGACCGCTTCAGATACTCTTAGAATGGATTCAATATATGTTTGTCCGGTTTTTGACAACGGAGAGTTCAATAGCATATTTCCATGTTCCTGGGTACAAAAGGTATTTGTCTTTAAAGACCCTACCCCGTGGCACAATGATCTTGCTGTGCTTCAATTAGAGGAACCTATTGGGGATAAAACAGGTTGGATAAGTATTGGATTTAATTCGGTCGACAGTCTGCTTAAAGAAGGGATTTACTATAAATTCACTTACCCCGGGGTCACAATTCTACCTATAGATACAAATGAATATAATGGTGATACTCTTTATTATAATTATGGTGTGGTAGATTATGTTGATGATGATCATATCGGAATACATTATACAAGTGGAATTCCGGGTGAAAGCGGTAGTTCAATAATAAAAGTCGGGAATAATTATGACTACACCAGTTACGGTGTATTATCCTTCGGAACAGACCTGCTACACAGTAAATTTAAAAACTGGTCATATTATTCTATGGAATCAATTATACATAACGACTTGACATTCGATGTTCCTGATAACGGATTTAGCGATTGTTTTACTATTTTCCCTAATCCAGCACAAGATCAATTTTGGATAAGGCATTCAGTTAACAATGAAATTTTAAAAATAAGGATTATGGATATTTGCGGAAAAGAGGTTTTAAGCTCTTCCGTCGATCCTGAAAATTCCTCCATTAACATTGAAGTACTACCGAATGGAATGTATATTTTACAGATCACAACAAGCAAGTCACAAGTCTCGGGGAAATTAGTCATACACAGGGACTAA